In one Haloplanus salinus genomic region, the following are encoded:
- the larB gene encoding nickel pincer cofactor biosynthesis protein LarB: protein MREILDAVASGDLSPAEAETRLVGYATTDAGRFDAARERRRGIPEAVLAEGKTPAEVASMAEAALETTGRALITRADDAHVAAVTDGLPSAATVDHDERARTLVVRAPGFDPPVIDAKVAVVTAGTSDAAAAGEAAVLARAVGATVERVDDVGVAHLGRIVDHLDALRGADVAVVAAGREGALPTVVAGLIDTPVIGLPVSTGYGHGGEGESALASMLQSCTVLSVVNVDDGFTAGAQAGLIARAVAGARGGRESTE, encoded by the coding sequence ATGCGCGAGATTCTCGACGCGGTGGCGAGCGGCGACCTCTCGCCGGCCGAGGCGGAGACCCGACTCGTCGGCTACGCGACGACGGACGCGGGGCGGTTCGACGCCGCCCGCGAGCGTCGGCGGGGGATTCCGGAGGCGGTCCTCGCGGAGGGTAAGACCCCGGCGGAGGTGGCGTCGATGGCCGAGGCGGCGCTGGAGACGACGGGACGGGCGCTGATCACCCGCGCCGACGACGCGCACGTCGCCGCCGTCACCGACGGCCTGCCGTCGGCCGCGACGGTCGATCACGACGAGCGTGCCCGGACGCTCGTCGTTCGCGCGCCCGGGTTCGATCCGCCGGTCATCGACGCGAAGGTGGCCGTCGTCACCGCGGGAACCTCCGACGCCGCGGCGGCGGGGGAGGCGGCCGTCCTCGCCCGCGCCGTGGGAGCGACGGTCGAACGCGTCGACGACGTGGGCGTCGCCCACCTCGGCCGTATCGTCGACCACCTCGACGCGCTCCGGGGGGCGGACGTCGCCGTCGTCGCCGCCGGTCGGGAGGGCGCGCTCCCGACGGTGGTCGCCGGCCTGATCGACACGCCAGTGATCGGGCTTCCCGTCTCGACCGGCTACGGTCACGGTGGCGAGGGCGAATCGGCGCTCGCCAGCATGCTCCAGTCGTGCACCGTCCTCTCGGTGGTCAACGTCGACGACGGCTTTACCGCGGGCGCCCAGGCGGGACTGATCGCTCGGGCGGTTGCCGGGGCGCGCGGCGGTCGAGAATCGACAGAATAG
- a CDS encoding DUF7563 family protein produces the protein MARCDHCGSHVSERFARVFADASGRILACPSCSANAGIAEASRRRTPNA, from the coding sequence ATGGCACGCTGCGATCACTGCGGGTCACACGTCTCGGAGCGCTTCGCGAGGGTGTTCGCCGACGCGAGTGGGCGAATCCTCGCCTGTCCAAGCTGCTCGGCCAACGCCGGCATCGCGGAGGCATCGAGGCGTCGCA